In Paludibacter propionicigenes WB4, the genomic window TGAAATACGATAATAACGATAACAAGAAACCGGGTTGGAAATTTGCCGAATATGAGCTGAAAGGTGTTCCTGTACGTCTGGCATTGGGTGCCCGCGATCTCGAAAACGGTACAGTGGAAGTGGCTCGTCGCGATACCTTGACCAAAGAAACTGTGGCTATCGAAGGTGTGGAAAACTACATCAGCGACTTGCTGAAAACCATACAGGCCAATATTTTCCAGAAGGCATACGATTACCGCGCTTCGGTAACACGCGAAGTAAACTCGTACGACGAATTCAAAGTGGAAATTGAAAAAGGCGGATTCCTGATGTGTCACTGGGATGGAACTCCCGAAACCGAAGAACTTATCAAGGAAGAAACCAAGGCTACTATCCGATGCATTCCATTAAACGGCGATACTACACCGGGTGTATGTATGGTAACGGGTAAACCTTCGGCTCAACGGGTGGTATTTGCCCGTGCATATTAAGGGGTTTTATATACGCAATAAACAAAGAGGGTGTCCCATGAGGGCGCTCTCTTTGTGTTTAAATGAATCGTTGTTATATTGCCGTTCTTCAACATTTGATAAGATTCAAAATGGTAGCGTCTCAGGCTGTTTGTCCTCAAGCCGGACAGGCTTTAACTTTTTTGCTATAGCCCAAAAAAGTAAACAAAAAAGGCCGTCGCTGTCGATAAAAAGCTAAAAATCGCCTGCGTTCCGCTGAAAGCGTCCAAACTCCTCCCTGCGGTCGTCAAACAAGGACGCTTCATAACCGCTTCACTCCGACAATTTTCTAAACGCTTTTTCTCTAAGGCGAAAAGTGAATGCTGCAATAAACTATCCATAAAATAATGAATTAAGTATAGTTGAAAGAATATAGATCCAAGAAAAGGCTCAATAACAATAGTCACTTTTATTTGATCAACAGCTTGCACCCGCGCTTATCAGACTTACATTCTTTAAAAATAATCATAGAAATTATGTTCTCCTTAATTCTTTTTTGTATGTTTGTGAAACGGAAAAAGCAAATACAAAAGAGTTATGTTTTGCTCCGAAATAATCGAAACAAAAACTACCGGAATGAACAAGAAATCTATTTTTTACAGTCTGTTGGCGGCACTGCTACTCTGCTGCTGCAAACCAACCACCCGACACGGCGAAAGCCAATCCAAAGCAGAAAGTACCGATTCAGTAACAACGGGCACTGCAAGTAAGCAAACAGCCAATACGGCAGCTCAAATTTACGCCAAACAGCAAATTCCGGTACTGTGTTATCATCGCATAGAAGATGGTAAGAAAGGCGACTACACGGTGAGCAAAGCCACCTTTACTTCGCACATGAAAGTGCTGGCCGACAGCGGATACCATTCGGTGTTGCCGGGTCAACTGTACGATTACCTGGTATATAATAAAAGTCTGCCCGCGAAACCCGTATTGATAACGTTCGATGACTCCAGAGCCGAGCACGCTGCTGTAGCCGCTCCGGTGATGGAAAAATACGGATTCAGGGGTGTATTCTTTATCATGACTATCACCTACGATAAGAAAAACTACATGACCAAGGAACAGATAGCCGGATTGGCCAAAGCCGGGCATACGGTGGGGCTGCACAGCTGGGATCATACCATGGTGACTAAATACAAAGAAGCGGCTGACTGGCAAAAAGAAGTGGCAGAGCCCAAAAAGAAACTGGAAACAATTACCGGAAAGCCGGTTGAGTACTGGGCTTACCCCAACGGAGTGTTTAATCATGCCGGAGCGCAGGAACTGAGCAAGTACTTTAAGCTGTCGTTTTCGCTGTCCACCAAGCGCGATTCCGTGGTGCCACTGCAAACCGTGCGCAGAATTATTGTACCCGAATGTTCGCCGCAGAGCTTGCTAAAATCCATGCGCAAAAACTTCTGACCCGATATAAAAAGACTTGTAACCTGCCTACCGCAGGCAGGCAAGTAACTAAATACTCGTAACTACTTACCCCATACTATCTATATTAAAAATCTCAACATTATGAATTATAAACATCACATTGTTTTATCCATGGTCTTTGTATTAGCCCTGAGTGGGTGCGATTCAAAAAAGACACACGGTGCAAAGAATAGCAAAGAAGAAAAAATATCCGGACAAGCTGAAGAAAAAGAGCGCACGCCCATTGATACGCTGGCCTATCAGCAGAAACTGAAGGCGTT contains:
- a CDS encoding polysaccharide deacetylase family protein codes for the protein MNKKSIFYSLLAALLLCCCKPTTRHGESQSKAESTDSVTTGTASKQTANTAAQIYAKQQIPVLCYHRIEDGKKGDYTVSKATFTSHMKVLADSGYHSVLPGQLYDYLVYNKSLPAKPVLITFDDSRAEHAAVAAPVMEKYGFRGVFFIMTITYDKKNYMTKEQIAGLAKAGHTVGLHSWDHTMVTKYKEAADWQKEVAEPKKKLETITGKPVEYWAYPNGVFNHAGAQELSKYFKLSFSLSTKRDSVVPLQTVRRIIVPECSPQSLLKSMRKNF